Proteins encoded in a region of the Cytobacillus pseudoceanisediminis genome:
- a CDS encoding SDR family NAD(P)-dependent oxidoreductase, translating to MMKTAAVLGATGGMGYALTEALCRRNIKTIAFARSNENLLNFKKSWGQNAVIHAGDALNPDDVEKAVSEADAVFHAINIPYPDWDPTLSIILNNILQACSKHHKPFIYADNIYSYGLQSSPANEVSPKNPHTKKGMLRQDLIETIKRSGVPYIIAHFPDFYGPHTGNTLLHYTLSQIIEKNKGMFVGKTNIPREFIFIKDGAEALAELALNENSYGEAWNIPGAGTITGEEIASIVSQHLSRGVSFRPVHKWMIRAIGLFDPMMREYTELMYLNQTPVILDGSKYEARIGTLPKTSYEAGIKVTLDHLLNERNAAF from the coding sequence ATGATGAAAACAGCTGCAGTATTAGGAGCAACAGGCGGAATGGGCTATGCTTTGACAGAAGCATTATGCCGCAGAAATATTAAAACTATCGCTTTTGCAAGGTCTAACGAAAACCTTCTTAACTTTAAAAAAAGCTGGGGACAAAATGCTGTTATCCATGCTGGTGATGCCTTGAATCCAGATGATGTTGAGAAAGCAGTGTCCGAAGCAGATGCAGTGTTCCATGCCATCAATATCCCTTACCCGGACTGGGATCCCACACTCTCAATTATCTTAAATAATATCCTGCAGGCCTGCAGCAAACATCATAAGCCTTTTATATATGCTGATAATATATACTCCTATGGTCTTCAATCCAGCCCTGCAAACGAAGTTTCTCCCAAGAATCCGCACACGAAAAAAGGCATGCTGCGCCAGGACTTGATTGAGACTATTAAAAGATCAGGGGTACCATATATCATTGCCCACTTCCCTGACTTTTACGGTCCTCATACAGGAAACACACTCTTACACTATACTCTCAGCCAAATTATTGAAAAGAATAAGGGCATGTTTGTCGGCAAAACCAATATACCGAGAGAATTCATTTTCATTAAAGATGGAGCAGAAGCATTAGCCGAGCTTGCATTGAATGAAAACTCATATGGTGAAGCTTGGAATATCCCTGGTGCAGGAACCATTACCGGAGAAGAAATAGCCAGTATTGTATCTCAGCATCTTAGCAGAGGCGTTTCCTTCAGACCTGTCCATAAATGGATGATACGTGCAATCGGCCTATTTGATCCCATGATGAGAGAATATACAGAATTGATGTATTTGAATCAGACACCTGTTATATTGGACGGCAGTAAATATGAAGCGAGAATTGGCACTCTTCCTAAAACATCATACGAGGCTGGGATTAAAGTAACACTGGATCATTTACTAAACGAAAGGAATGCCGCATTCTAA
- a CDS encoding acyl-CoA thioesterase produces MNETKTCRESFTVKTSIVLPPDTNTYGTLFGGKLMAYIDDVAAIAAMRHGRRNVVTASTDSVDFLHPVYEGNSVCLEAFVTYTGRTSMEIFVKVIAEDLLTGDRNVCAMSFLTMVAVDENGKPTPVPAVVPETDEEKSLYESAKERAEIRKKRRKDSEARAKTYGTGLPW; encoded by the coding sequence ATGAATGAAACAAAAACATGCAGAGAATCTTTTACGGTAAAAACAAGCATTGTGCTTCCGCCAGACACGAATACATATGGAACACTATTTGGCGGCAAGCTAATGGCTTATATTGATGATGTGGCAGCCATCGCGGCGATGAGGCACGGGAGAAGAAATGTCGTAACCGCTTCTACAGATTCTGTTGACTTTCTTCATCCGGTTTATGAAGGCAACTCAGTCTGCCTGGAGGCCTTTGTGACCTATACAGGCCGGACATCAATGGAGATCTTTGTAAAAGTAATTGCAGAAGACCTGCTGACCGGGGACCGAAATGTGTGTGCTATGTCCTTTTTGACAATGGTTGCGGTTGACGAGAATGGAAAGCCGACTCCGGTGCCGGCGGTTGTGCCTGAGACAGATGAAGAAAAGAGCTTATATGAATCAGCAAAAGAACGTGCGGAAATTCGCAAAAAACGGAGAAAGGACAGTGAAGCCAGGGCAAAGACATACGGTACAGGTCTGCCCTGGTAA
- a CDS encoding magnesium transporter CorA family protein: protein MEKEYNEDNWKWHRYDHLEEIDYQVAGDYKDVLKEWAKNTSENKTNVMKIDTSVRGKEFISGSLIYQQKTKEQHENSLFHYFLTRDFLITVSFDSSVIQSDDSLLLKKMDYTHNAIDGFFVILGEILSDNIQKIDKFEVRLNELLWKIKEKNNINRLEEIYELRHQILVWKNIMIPVKEIRLGVEETFGEGVTDGTEFKRTCKRIERGYTLVREYQQEIDDLVNFEEMVSMHRGNEIVKTLTVITTLMTPIATWGALWGMNFKVMPELEWKYGYLFSIIIIIASTAALYIMLIKKGWMGDILRGKKKNSFFK, encoded by the coding sequence ATGGAAAAAGAATATAACGAAGATAACTGGAAATGGCACCGTTACGATCATTTGGAGGAAATAGATTACCAGGTGGCTGGTGACTATAAAGATGTCTTAAAGGAATGGGCCAAGAATACATCCGAGAATAAAACAAATGTAATGAAAATTGATACTTCAGTCCGCGGTAAGGAATTTATTAGCGGTTCGCTCATTTATCAGCAAAAAACAAAGGAGCAGCATGAAAATAGTTTGTTCCACTATTTTCTGACAAGGGATTTTCTCATCACTGTCAGCTTTGATTCGTCTGTCATTCAGTCTGATGATTCATTGCTATTAAAAAAAATGGATTATACCCATAATGCTATTGATGGATTTTTCGTGATTTTAGGCGAAATCCTAAGTGATAACATCCAGAAGATTGATAAGTTTGAAGTACGGTTAAATGAGCTGCTATGGAAAATAAAAGAGAAAAATAATATTAACCGCCTGGAGGAAATCTATGAGCTCCGTCACCAGATCCTGGTTTGGAAGAATATTATGATTCCTGTTAAGGAAATCAGGCTGGGTGTAGAAGAGACGTTTGGTGAAGGTGTCACCGATGGAACTGAATTTAAAAGAACGTGCAAGCGAATTGAAAGGGGCTATACGCTGGTGCGGGAGTATCAGCAGGAAATTGATGACCTGGTTAATTTTGAAGAAATGGTATCCATGCACCGGGGAAATGAAATCGTGAAGACACTCACGGTCATTACCACCCTTATGACTCCGATCGCAACATGGGGAGCGCTCTGGGGTATGAACTTCAAAGTTATGCCTGAACTGGAATGGAAGTATGGGTATTTGTTCTCCATTATCATAATCATCGCTTCTACCGCAGCCCTCTATATCATGCTTATTAAAAAAGGCTGGATGGGTGATATCCTAAGGGGAAAAAAGAAGAATTCATTCTTCAAATAA
- the ggt gene encoding gamma-glutamyltransferase translates to MRRVLKASVLMLLSILLVAGTMPLTGQAKKPKPDDGYGGYSQVDVGKDGMVASAHPLASKIGADVLKNGGNAIDAAVAVQFALNVVEPMMSGIGGGGFMMVYDGKTKETSIINSRERAPAGAAPDMFLDENGKPIPFAERSTGGTAVGVPGTLKGLETALEKWGTRPMQQLIGPAIKLADKGFPIDSVLADAIADNQDKLGRTAAGKVFLPKGEPIEEGERLVQKDLAKTLKMIRAGGTDAFYNGKIAEALAGVVQDFGGSMTPEDLAGYEVTIDEPIWGDYQGYEIASMPPPSSGGVFLLQMLKILDDFNLSQYDLKSWEKYHLLAETMHLAYADRAVYAGDPEFVNVPVNGLLHPDYIKERQELISLNEVNPSPEAGDPWKYENSEANYEAAEQPNDRQYGETTHFSVTDRWGNVVSYTTTIEQVFGTGIMVPGYGLMLNNELTDFDAVPGGANEVQPNKRPLSSMTPTIVFEDGEPVLTVGSPGGPTIITSVLQTILYAIEYDMELKAAVEEPRIYTNNLNSYRYEEGIPSEVINRLKGMGHSFGPSPTTIGNVQSILIDRDKGIFKGVADSSRNGAAIGVDLKGKGKSK, encoded by the coding sequence ATGAGAAGAGTTTTGAAAGCTAGTGTCCTAATGCTTTTAAGTATTTTACTAGTTGCCGGAACCATGCCTTTAACCGGGCAGGCGAAAAAGCCGAAGCCTGATGATGGCTATGGCGGCTATAGCCAGGTTGATGTTGGCAAGGACGGAATGGTGGCTTCAGCCCATCCGCTGGCATCAAAAATTGGGGCAGATGTCTTGAAAAATGGCGGTAATGCCATCGATGCGGCTGTCGCAGTCCAATTCGCCCTTAATGTTGTGGAACCAATGATGTCCGGAATTGGCGGGGGTGGTTTCATGATGGTCTATGATGGCAAAACGAAAGAAACCAGCATTATTAACAGCCGTGAGCGCGCTCCAGCAGGTGCCGCACCAGATATGTTCCTGGATGAAAACGGAAAGCCGATTCCATTTGCGGAGCGTTCAACTGGCGGTACGGCAGTCGGTGTGCCCGGCACATTGAAAGGATTGGAAACGGCCCTTGAAAAATGGGGAACACGCCCTATGCAGCAGCTGATCGGCCCTGCCATTAAGCTGGCAGATAAAGGATTCCCAATAGATTCTGTATTAGCCGATGCGATTGCCGATAATCAGGACAAGCTTGGCAGAACAGCTGCCGGCAAAGTGTTTTTGCCTAAGGGCGAACCTATTGAAGAAGGGGAGCGTCTAGTACAGAAGGATCTTGCAAAAACCCTGAAGATGATACGTGCTGGCGGGACAGACGCTTTTTATAATGGGAAAATCGCAGAAGCTCTTGCTGGTGTGGTGCAGGATTTTGGCGGATCCATGACACCTGAAGACCTTGCGGGATATGAAGTGACTATTGATGAGCCTATTTGGGGAGATTACCAGGGGTATGAAATTGCGAGCATGCCGCCCCCAAGCTCTGGCGGAGTGTTTTTGCTGCAGATGCTGAAGATTCTGGATGATTTTAATCTATCACAATATGATTTAAAATCCTGGGAGAAATATCACCTGCTTGCTGAGACCATGCATCTTGCCTATGCAGACCGCGCCGTATATGCAGGAGATCCAGAGTTTGTAAATGTCCCAGTCAATGGGCTGCTTCACCCTGATTATATTAAGGAGCGCCAGGAACTGATCAGCCTGAATGAAGTGAATCCAAGCCCGGAGGCGGGAGATCCTTGGAAATATGAGAACAGTGAAGCCAATTATGAAGCAGCTGAACAGCCGAATGACCGCCAATACGGTGAGACCACTCATTTTTCTGTAACGGACAGATGGGGAAATGTTGTCTCTTATACCACAACGATTGAACAGGTATTCGGAACAGGAATCATGGTTCCAGGCTACGGGCTGATGCTGAATAATGAGCTGACAGATTTTGATGCCGTACCGGGCGGGGCAAATGAAGTCCAGCCAAACAAGCGGCCTTTAAGCTCGATGACCCCGACGATTGTCTTTGAAGATGGAGAGCCTGTCCTGACTGTCGGTTCACCAGGCGGCCCAACGATTATAACATCAGTACTGCAGACGATCCTTTACGCCATTGAATATGACATGGAGCTAAAAGCAGCAGTTGAAGAACCGCGAATCTATACAAATAATCTGAATTCCTACCGCTATGAAGAGGGCATTCCTTCAGAAGTTATTAATAGGCTAAAAGGGATGGGGCATAGCTTCGGTCCGAGTCCGACCACGATTGGAAACGTCCAAAGTATTTTGATCGACCGGGACAAAGGAATTTTCAAAGGTGTGGCAGATTCAAGCCGCAATGGTGCTGCCATTGGTGTTGATTTGAAAGGAAAAGGGAAAAGCAAATAA
- a CDS encoding TetR/AcrR family transcriptional regulator, whose product MSPRKSAHDELTKEAIISVARDLFVQEGYAAASMRKIADTLQCSHGAIYYHFKNKAQLFYEIVEADFQKLDQVLASVLRESADSNEQKLFSIFYRYIQFGLTHQKHYELMFLIRDDDVKGYLNEGPNKSYLHFAQAVNSLAPKSLSIKDIWSVFLSLHGFVTHYCRTETTFEEVKELASSHAQFLIKAIC is encoded by the coding sequence ATGAGTCCAAGAAAATCAGCCCATGACGAACTAACAAAAGAAGCCATTATTTCTGTAGCACGTGACCTGTTTGTTCAGGAAGGATATGCCGCAGCATCCATGAGAAAAATTGCGGACACCCTTCAGTGCAGCCATGGTGCCATCTATTATCATTTCAAAAACAAGGCTCAATTATTTTATGAAATTGTTGAAGCCGATTTTCAAAAACTTGATCAAGTCCTCGCCAGTGTCCTGAGAGAATCTGCAGATAGCAATGAACAAAAGCTTTTCAGCATTTTTTACCGTTATATACAATTTGGCCTGACCCATCAAAAACATTATGAGCTGATGTTTTTAATACGTGATGATGATGTGAAAGGCTATCTAAATGAAGGGCCAAACAAAAGCTACCTGCATTTTGCACAAGCGGTTAATTCACTCGCTCCCAAATCTCTCTCCATAAAGGATATTTGGTCTGTATTTCTAAGTCTGCACGGCTTTGTCACACATTATTGCAGAACGGAAACCACATTTGAAGAAGTGAAGGAACTCGCCTCTTCACATGCCCAATTTTTAATAAAAGCAATTTGTTAA